The following coding sequences lie in one Mesorhizobium sp. NZP2298 genomic window:
- a CDS encoding arsenate reductase ArsC — MSEPYNVLFLCTGNSARSIIAEAILNRVGAGKFKAYSAGSHPKGAVHPYTLQLLKNLNYDTSFARSKDWEEFAVPAAPQMDFVFTVCDNAANESCPVWPGQPMTAHWGVPDPADVEGSDAERHLAFAEAYRMLNNRISIFISLPMNMVDKLALQKRLDEIGRNLPKAG; from the coding sequence ATGAGCGAGCCATACAACGTTCTTTTCCTCTGCACCGGCAACTCGGCCCGGTCAATCATCGCGGAAGCGATCCTGAACCGTGTCGGTGCCGGCAAGTTCAAGGCCTATTCGGCCGGGTCGCACCCCAAGGGGGCTGTGCATCCCTACACGCTCCAGCTTCTGAAGAACCTAAATTACGACACGTCCTTCGCCCGTTCGAAAGACTGGGAAGAATTCGCGGTTCCTGCCGCGCCGCAAATGGATTTCGTGTTCACGGTTTGCGACAACGCCGCCAATGAATCATGCCCGGTCTGGCCGGGCCAGCCGATGACCGCGCATTGGGGCGTGCCTGATCCGGCTGACGTGGAGGGCAGCGATGCCGAAAGGCACTTGGCCTTCGCCGAAGCCTATCGCATGCTCAACAACCGCATTTCGATCTTCATCAGCCTGCCGATGAACATGGTCGACAAGCTGGCCCTGCAAAAGCGGCTGGACGAGATCGGCCGCAACCTGCCGAAGGCCGGCTGA
- a CDS encoding c-type cytochrome, with amino-acid sequence MKYLFVGATFVLALLPPVAQAKDIEAGKVVFKKCAACHNADTDANKVGPTLKGVVGRTAGTAPGYSYSKAMKDAGAAGLVWDEPNLTEYLTDPKAKVPTNKMGFPGLKNPDDIKNVIAYLKNVSG; translated from the coding sequence GTGAAATATCTTTTCGTCGGCGCCACCTTTGTTTTGGCGCTCCTGCCACCGGTCGCCCAAGCCAAGGATATCGAAGCCGGCAAGGTGGTCTTCAAAAAATGCGCCGCCTGTCACAACGCCGATACCGACGCCAATAAAGTCGGGCCAACCTTGAAGGGCGTCGTCGGGCGGACGGCCGGGACTGCGCCAGGCTATTCGTATTCAAAAGCCATGAAGGATGCCGGTGCTGCGGGCCTAGTCTGGGATGAGCCGAACCTGACGGAATATCTGACCGACCCCAAGGCGAAAGTGCCAACGAACAAAATGGGGTTCCCTGGCCTCAAGAATCCCGACGACATCAAGAACGTCATCGCCTATCTCAAAAATGTATCAGGCTAG
- a CDS encoding LacI family DNA-binding transcriptional regulator — translation MADVARLAGVSTMTVSRALKQNGQVSGATREKILKAVNELGYVLDHTAGTLSSRRTGFIAALVPSINNSNFSDTARGITEELQRAGLQLMLGYTDYSEQKEEELIETMLRRRPEGIILTGGVHTERARRMLKMAAIPVVETWDLPADPIDQVVGFSNEEAMALLTRTLAGRGYRRFGFIGGTSARDQRGDQRRRGFIRALDELGLPPGRLVSFGVPPISIEQGGQAIAMMLEHWPDTEVAICVSDLSAFGALMECKRRGLAVPGDLAIAGFGDYEVGAFCFPRITTVNVDCYGIGQQAAARVVQILGGKETSRHHEIVLTSFRVVEREST, via the coding sequence ATGGCAGATGTCGCGCGCCTTGCCGGCGTTTCGACCATGACGGTTTCCCGGGCGCTCAAACAGAATGGCCAGGTCTCCGGGGCGACCCGAGAGAAAATCCTCAAGGCGGTGAACGAACTCGGCTACGTACTTGACCACACGGCCGGCACTCTGTCGTCAAGACGTACAGGCTTTATCGCGGCTCTGGTTCCATCCATTAACAATTCCAACTTTTCCGATACCGCACGCGGGATCACCGAAGAGCTCCAGCGCGCCGGTTTGCAGCTCATGCTTGGATACACGGACTACTCGGAACAGAAAGAAGAGGAATTGATCGAAACAATGCTCCGCCGTCGGCCCGAGGGCATCATTCTCACCGGGGGTGTCCATACCGAACGCGCCCGGCGCATGCTCAAGATGGCGGCTATTCCTGTCGTGGAGACATGGGATTTGCCAGCGGATCCGATTGACCAGGTTGTGGGCTTTTCGAATGAAGAGGCCATGGCGCTGCTGACCCGCACGCTTGCCGGACGCGGCTACCGACGGTTCGGCTTCATTGGCGGGACGTCAGCGCGCGACCAGCGCGGCGACCAGCGCCGAAGGGGCTTCATCCGCGCTCTCGATGAGTTGGGACTGCCACCCGGCCGATTGGTGTCCTTCGGCGTTCCGCCAATATCCATCGAGCAAGGCGGTCAGGCGATTGCGATGATGCTGGAACACTGGCCCGACACGGAAGTCGCCATATGCGTTTCCGATCTTTCCGCGTTCGGCGCCCTCATGGAGTGCAAGCGCCGTGGCCTGGCCGTGCCCGGCGATCTCGCAATCGCCGGCTTTGGCGACTACGAGGTCGGAGCTTTTTGCTTTCCGCGGATCACCACCGTCAATGTCGATTGCTACGGCATCGGCCAGCAGGCCGCCGCGCGGGTGGTGCAAATCCTTGGCGGCAAGGAGACCTCTCGCCACCATGAAATCGTGCTTACGTCCTTCCGCGTTGTCGAGCGCGAAAGCACCTGA
- the arsB gene encoding ACR3 family arsenite efflux transporter: MTDHVLKAGEAARPSIGFVEKYLTVWVALCIVVGVALGHLLPGVFGAIASAEIAKVNIPVAVLIWLMIVPMLLRVDFASLASVSTYWRGIGVTLFINWAVKPFSMALLGWLFIGWLFRPWLPAVQIDSYIAGLIILAAAPCTAMVFVWSNLTRGEPNFTLSQVALNDAIMIVAFAPIVGLLLGLSAITVPWGTLVLSVALYIVLPVIVAQLVRGRLLATRGQRGLDALLAALQPLSLVALLATLVLLFGFQGEQIIAQPLVIALLAVPILIQVYFNSGLAYLLNRVSGERHCVAGPSALIGASNFFELAVAAAIALFGLNSGAALATVVGVLIEVPVMLSVVWIVNRSKGWYEQGAAVRNTMSSEKAAK; this comes from the coding sequence ATGACCGATCACGTTTTGAAGGCCGGCGAGGCGGCGCGGCCTAGCATAGGGTTCGTCGAGAAATATCTCACGGTATGGGTGGCGTTGTGCATCGTCGTTGGTGTCGCGCTCGGCCATTTGCTGCCGGGCGTATTCGGCGCCATCGCGTCCGCCGAGATCGCCAAGGTCAACATTCCCGTCGCGGTGCTGATCTGGCTGATGATCGTGCCAATGCTGTTGCGCGTCGATTTCGCGTCTCTTGCCAGCGTTAGCACCTATTGGCGCGGCATTGGCGTGACACTATTCATCAACTGGGCGGTAAAGCCGTTTTCCATGGCGCTGCTGGGCTGGCTGTTCATCGGCTGGCTGTTCCGGCCTTGGCTGCCAGCCGTGCAGATCGATTCCTACATTGCCGGGCTGATCATCCTTGCCGCCGCACCCTGCACCGCGATGGTGTTCGTCTGGTCGAACCTGACGCGCGGCGAACCGAACTTCACCCTATCGCAAGTGGCGCTCAACGACGCCATCATGATCGTTGCCTTCGCGCCGATCGTCGGTCTGCTGCTCGGCCTGTCGGCTATTACCGTGCCATGGGGCACGCTGGTGCTGTCGGTGGCGCTCTACATTGTGCTGCCCGTGATCGTCGCACAGCTCGTTCGAGGCCGCCTGCTGGCCACCAGAGGACAGCGCGGGCTTGATGCGCTGCTGGCCGCGCTGCAGCCCTTGTCACTGGTTGCCCTGCTGGCGACGCTGGTGCTGCTGTTCGGCTTCCAGGGCGAGCAGATCATCGCCCAGCCGCTGGTGATCGCGTTGCTGGCGGTGCCGATCCTGATCCAGGTCTATTTCAACTCCGGCCTCGCCTACCTGCTCAACCGCGTGTCCGGCGAGCGGCACTGTGTGGCCGGTCCGTCGGCGCTCATTGGCGCCTCGAACTTCTTTGAGCTGGCGGTGGCCGCCGCGATCGCGCTGTTCGGGCTGAATTCGGGCGCCGCGCTCGCCACTGTCGTCGGCGTCCTCATCGAGGTCCCGGTCATGCTGTCGGTGGTGTGGATCGTCAATCGTAGCAAGGGCTGGTACGAGCAGGGGGCTGCGGTGCGCAACACAATGTCCAGTGAAAAGGCAGCGAAATGA
- the arsH gene encoding arsenical resistance protein ArsH: MQALLDAPRSIHKPRILMLYGSLRERSYSRLVTEEAARILRRLGAEVRIYSPAGLPLPDSTTADHPKVQELRELSIWSEGQVWCSPERHGSMSGIMKAQIDWLPLSTGGVRTTQGRTLAVMQVSGGSQSFNAVNQLRILGRWMRMVTVPNQSSVAKAFAEFDEAGRMKPSSYYNRIVDVMEELMKFTLLLRDRSAYLTDRYSERVESAEEVAKRVNQRSI; the protein is encoded by the coding sequence ATGCAGGCTCTGCTGGACGCGCCGCGCTCGATTCACAAGCCCCGCATCCTGATGCTTTACGGCTCCCTGCGGGAGCGCTCCTATTCCCGCCTCGTCACCGAGGAAGCGGCCCGCATCCTGCGCCGACTTGGTGCCGAGGTGCGCATCTACAGCCCTGCGGGACTCCCGCTGCCTGATTCAACGACTGCGGATCATCCCAAGGTCCAGGAGCTGCGGGAGCTCTCCATCTGGTCGGAAGGTCAGGTCTGGTGCTCGCCAGAGCGCCATGGCTCGATGTCCGGCATCATGAAGGCCCAGATTGACTGGCTGCCGCTGTCCACGGGCGGCGTCAGGACGACACAGGGCCGCACGCTTGCCGTGATGCAGGTGTCGGGCGGCTCGCAGAGCTTCAACGCGGTCAACCAGCTGCGCATTCTCGGCCGCTGGATGCGCATGGTCACCGTCCCCAACCAGTCATCGGTGGCCAAGGCTTTCGCCGAGTTCGACGAAGCCGGCAGGATGAAGCCTTCGTCGTACTATAACCGGATCGTCGACGTGATGGAGGAACTGATGAAGTTCACGCTCCTTCTGCGCGACCGTTCCGCCTACCTGACGGACCGCTATTCGGAGCGTGTCGAAAGCGCGGAAGAAGTCGCCAAGCGGGTTAATCAGCGCTCGATCTGA
- a CDS encoding arsenate reductase (azurin) large subunit, whose amino-acid sequence MAYKRHVARLPIIPADAKKQNVTCHYCIVGCGYHAYTWPANKQGGTDAASNAFGVDLSQQQAAETDAWYAPSMYNIVKQDGQDVHIVLKPDSECVVNSGLGSVRGARMGELRYSTARGSQQQRLTSPMVWRYGQMQPTSWDDALDLVARVTAAVIKDQGEDGLFVSVFDHGGSAGGYENTWGTGKLYFGAMKIKNIRIHNRPAYNSEVHATRDMGVGELNNCYEDAELADTIVSVGNNPLETQTNYFLNHWIPNLRGTSMDKKKAQLPGEPHANGRIIFVDPRRTVSINAAEAEAGKDNVMHLAINSGTDMVLFNAWLTEIATKGWVDKAFIDASTKDFDKTVAANKTSLEDAAKITGLTVDQIKQSAAWIAEPKEGKRRRTMIAYEKGLIWGNDNYRTNAALVNVALATGNVGREGGGCVRMGGHQEGYVRPSDAHVGKPAAYVDKLLIEGKGGVHHIWACDHYKTTLNAHQFNMVYKKRTDIVKDAMNAVPYGDRDAMVKAITDAIKAGGLFSVDVDIIPSKIGAASHVWLPAAESGEMNLTSMNGERRMRLVERYMDPPGTAKPDCLIAAGIAQNMERVIRASGNAKYADQFKGFDWKTEEDAFMDGYHLNAKGGENVTYERLRAMGNNGFQEPSTGFADGKIVGTKRLYTDGKFGTKDGKATFMEAAWRGLQAPGKEEQKKNNKFLINNGRANLVWQNAFLDQDSEFVMDRWPYPFIQISPDDMKELGLNNGDLVEVYNESGSTQAMAYPTPTAKKGETFMLFGFPTGVVGNAINAGTNELILPNYKQTWANIRKISDAPEGVKHLSFKSTEYQAG is encoded by the coding sequence ATGGCTTACAAACGTCACGTCGCCCGTCTGCCGATCATTCCGGCCGACGCCAAGAAACAGAACGTCACCTGCCACTACTGCATCGTCGGCTGTGGCTACCATGCTTACACCTGGCCGGCCAACAAGCAGGGCGGCACCGATGCAGCCTCGAACGCTTTCGGGGTCGACCTTTCTCAGCAGCAGGCTGCCGAGACCGACGCCTGGTATGCACCCTCGATGTACAACATCGTCAAGCAGGACGGGCAGGATGTGCACATCGTCCTCAAGCCCGATTCCGAGTGCGTGGTGAACTCTGGCCTCGGCTCGGTACGTGGCGCCCGCATGGGTGAACTGCGGTACTCAACCGCCCGCGGCTCGCAGCAGCAACGCCTGACCAGCCCGATGGTCTGGCGCTACGGGCAGATGCAGCCAACCTCGTGGGACGACGCCTTGGACCTCGTGGCGCGGGTCACTGCGGCCGTCATCAAGGATCAAGGCGAGGATGGCCTGTTCGTGTCCGTGTTCGATCATGGCGGCTCAGCTGGCGGCTATGAAAACACCTGGGGCACGGGCAAGCTATACTTCGGCGCGATGAAAATCAAAAACATCCGGATTCACAACCGGCCGGCCTATAACTCTGAAGTCCATGCCACGCGCGACATGGGCGTTGGCGAGCTCAACAACTGCTACGAGGACGCCGAGCTCGCCGATACCATCGTGTCGGTCGGCAACAATCCGCTCGAAACCCAGACTAACTATTTCCTCAACCATTGGATTCCGAACCTGCGTGGAACGTCCATGGACAAGAAGAAAGCGCAGTTGCCGGGCGAGCCCCATGCCAACGGGCGCATCATCTTCGTCGACCCGCGTCGCACGGTTTCGATCAACGCGGCCGAGGCCGAGGCCGGCAAAGACAACGTCATGCACCTCGCCATCAACTCCGGCACGGACATGGTGCTGTTCAACGCCTGGCTGACCGAGATCGCCACCAAGGGCTGGGTCGACAAGGCCTTCATCGACGCATCCACCAAGGATTTCGATAAGACTGTCGCCGCCAACAAGACCTCTCTCGAAGATGCGGCGAAGATCACCGGTCTGACCGTCGACCAGATAAAGCAGTCGGCGGCGTGGATTGCCGAGCCCAAGGAAGGCAAGCGCCGGCGCACGATGATCGCCTACGAAAAGGGCCTGATCTGGGGCAACGACAACTACCGCACCAATGCGGCGCTGGTGAACGTGGCGCTGGCAACCGGCAACGTCGGCCGCGAGGGCGGTGGCTGCGTGCGCATGGGTGGCCACCAGGAGGGCTATGTACGTCCCTCCGACGCCCATGTCGGCAAGCCGGCCGCTTACGTCGACAAGCTGCTCATCGAAGGCAAGGGCGGTGTTCACCACATCTGGGCCTGCGATCACTACAAGACCACCCTGAACGCCCACCAGTTCAACATGGTCTACAAGAAGCGTACCGACATCGTGAAGGACGCTATGAACGCGGTGCCTTATGGCGATCGCGACGCAATGGTGAAGGCGATCACCGACGCGATCAAGGCTGGTGGGCTTTTCTCCGTCGACGTTGACATCATCCCATCGAAGATCGGTGCGGCCAGCCACGTTTGGTTGCCGGCGGCCGAGTCCGGCGAGATGAACCTCACCTCGATGAACGGTGAGCGCAGGATGCGGCTGGTCGAGCGCTACATGGACCCACCCGGCACCGCCAAACCGGATTGCCTCATCGCTGCAGGCATCGCCCAGAACATGGAGAGAGTTATCCGTGCGTCGGGGAATGCCAAATATGCCGACCAGTTCAAGGGGTTCGACTGGAAGACCGAGGAAGACGCGTTCATGGACGGCTATCACTTGAACGCCAAGGGAGGCGAAAACGTCACCTATGAGCGGCTTCGCGCCATGGGTAACAACGGCTTCCAGGAACCCTCGACCGGCTTCGCGGATGGCAAGATCGTCGGCACCAAGCGGCTCTATACTGATGGCAAGTTCGGAACGAAGGACGGCAAGGCGACCTTCATGGAGGCCGCTTGGCGCGGCCTGCAGGCCCCGGGCAAGGAGGAGCAGAAGAAAAACAACAAGTTCCTCATCAACAACGGACGCGCCAACCTCGTTTGGCAGAACGCGTTCCTCGACCAGGACAGTGAATTTGTCATGGACCGCTGGCCCTACCCGTTCATTCAGATCAGTCCGGACGATATGAAGGAGCTTGGCCTGAACAACGGCGACCTCGTCGAGGTCTACAATGAAAGCGGCTCGACCCAGGCCATGGCGTATCCGACGCCAACCGCCAAGAAGGGCGAGACCTTCATGCTGTTTGGGTTCCCTACCGGCGTGGTGGGGAACGCCATCAATGCGGGCACCAACGAGCTGATCCTGCCGAACTACAAACAGACGTGGGCCAACATCCGGAAGATCTCAGATGCTCCGGAAGGTGTGAAGCATCTCTCCTTCAAATCCACGGAATATCAGGCGGGCTAA
- a CDS encoding arsenate reductase (azurin) small subunit, producing the protein MDRCNKLVDVGRRQFLRGGAFAAAGMATAVALPVQAQTKAAPGLALVEYPSNKLANIVDLKPNEPFEVGYPDENAPGVLLKLGTKVEGGAGPDGDIVGFSTTCPHKGFPLNYNADDHSFNCPGHYSRFDADAGGQQIWGQSTANLPQYALRIDAKGDIYADGVDELLYGRLSNVL; encoded by the coding sequence ATGGATCGCTGCAACAAGCTGGTCGACGTCGGCCGCCGTCAATTTCTGCGGGGAGGGGCATTCGCCGCCGCAGGCATGGCCACAGCCGTGGCACTACCGGTTCAAGCGCAGACCAAGGCTGCCCCCGGGCTCGCTCTCGTTGAATACCCCTCAAACAAGTTGGCCAACATAGTCGATTTGAAGCCGAACGAACCTTTCGAAGTCGGCTATCCGGATGAAAACGCCCCCGGCGTGCTGCTGAAACTTGGCACAAAGGTGGAAGGCGGTGCAGGGCCGGATGGTGACATCGTCGGGTTCTCGACGACCTGCCCTCACAAGGGCTTCCCGCTGAATTACAATGCGGATGATCATTCCTTCAACTGCCCCGGCCACTACTCGCGTTTCGACGCCGACGCCGGCGGCCAGCAGATCTGGGGCCAGTCCACCGCCAACCTTCCCCAATACGCGCTGCGCATCGATGCCAAGGGCGACATCTACGCCGACGGCGTCGACGAGCTTCTTTATGGCCGCCTGAGCAACGTACTTTAA
- a CDS encoding sigma-54-dependent transcriptional regulator, with translation MQPDPARIGLVEDDPVMGGSIVQRLELEGWRVTWWQSGRDAISGIEGISDALDLVICDIRLPDISGEVVFNELANLPNSPPFMFVTSQGEIDQAVRLMRSGAVDFMTKPFAMDEFLRRIDAGRRTTHSQLRLKGYFLGESTAIQHAEDLLRRYAGHDLPVLIAGETGSGKEVAARLLHEVSPRSAEPFIAVNCAAIPAELLESEIFGHEKGAFTGAQQRHLGYAERAGKGTLFLDEIGDMPMPLQAKLLRLIEDGSFNRVGGEAPCKFRARVVSATHRDLAQRGGSSGFREDLYFRLAVLPVTIPPLRERHEDIPWLLGRFLENAVSRSDVRIRGFSALAQEAALTYPWPGNVRELRNRVERAVALSTSEWIMPGDLFPERAVKSGNTTFAPLADVRDAAERRQIERALDETGGQIAKAAGLLAVSRTTLWEKMTRLGLADRARSTS, from the coding sequence ATGCAGCCTGACCCAGCACGCATAGGTCTCGTTGAAGATGATCCGGTAATGGGAGGGTCGATCGTTCAACGCCTCGAGCTCGAGGGCTGGCGCGTGACCTGGTGGCAGTCAGGACGGGACGCCATTTCCGGGATCGAAGGAATCTCCGATGCCCTCGATCTGGTGATTTGCGACATCCGTCTCCCGGATATTTCGGGCGAGGTCGTTTTCAATGAGCTTGCCAACCTGCCGAACTCGCCGCCCTTCATGTTCGTCACCAGCCAGGGTGAGATTGATCAGGCGGTTCGTCTGATGCGGTCCGGCGCCGTTGATTTCATGACCAAGCCATTCGCGATGGATGAATTCCTGCGGCGTATCGATGCGGGACGGCGCACAACCCACAGCCAACTCCGGCTGAAGGGTTATTTTCTGGGGGAGTCGACCGCCATCCAGCACGCCGAAGACCTGTTGCGCCGCTATGCCGGCCATGATCTGCCCGTCTTGATTGCCGGCGAGACCGGCTCCGGCAAGGAAGTCGCCGCGCGCCTTCTCCACGAGGTTTCGCCTCGGAGTGCCGAGCCCTTTATCGCCGTGAATTGTGCAGCAATCCCGGCCGAACTGCTTGAGAGCGAGATCTTCGGACATGAGAAGGGGGCGTTTACCGGCGCCCAGCAACGGCACCTCGGCTACGCCGAGCGAGCCGGGAAGGGCACGCTGTTTCTCGATGAGATTGGCGACATGCCAATGCCCCTACAGGCCAAGCTCCTGAGGCTGATCGAGGACGGCAGCTTCAACCGGGTCGGTGGCGAGGCTCCCTGCAAATTTCGCGCGCGTGTCGTCTCCGCCACCCATCGCGACCTTGCACAGCGTGGCGGATCGTCTGGCTTCCGCGAAGATCTCTATTTCCGGCTTGCCGTGTTGCCGGTGACGATCCCGCCTTTGCGCGAGCGACACGAGGACATCCCCTGGCTACTCGGCCGGTTTCTTGAGAATGCGGTCAGCCGGTCTGATGTCCGGATCCGGGGGTTCAGCGCGTTGGCCCAGGAAGCTGCGCTTACCTATCCTTGGCCGGGAAATGTGCGGGAACTCCGGAACCGTGTCGAGCGAGCGGTTGCCTTGTCGACCAGCGAATGGATCATGCCCGGTGACTTGTTCCCGGAGCGGGCAGTAAAATCAGGGAATACGACATTCGCTCCCCTCGCCGATGTTCGCGACGCGGCCGAGCGACGCCAGATCGAGCGGGCGCTGGACGAAACCGGCGGTCAAATAGCGAAGGCCGCCGGCCTGCTTGCGGTCTCGCGAACCACGCTTTGGGAGAAAATGACGCGGCTCGGACTGGCCGATCGGGCGCGTTCGACTTCCTGA
- a CDS encoding ArsR/SmtB family transcription factor encodes MDKKLALLALAALGQDTRLEVFRLLVQAGAEGVPAGEIASRLDTVQNTMSAHLKVLDHAGLVRAERDGRTIRYVADMTGFRDLLAYLMEDCCNGAPELCQPVIQAVTCKC; translated from the coding sequence ATGGATAAAAAGTTAGCTCTCCTCGCATTGGCGGCCCTCGGCCAGGACACCCGGCTTGAGGTCTTCCGCCTGCTCGTTCAAGCAGGCGCCGAGGGTGTGCCCGCCGGCGAGATCGCTTCACGCCTTGATACCGTGCAGAACACGATGTCGGCGCACCTGAAGGTTCTTGACCATGCTGGCCTGGTCCGCGCCGAGCGCGACGGCCGTACCATCCGCTACGTCGCCGACATGACCGGGTTCCGCGACCTGCTCGCCTATCTCATGGAAGATTGCTGCAACGGGGCTCCGGAACTCTGTCAGCCCGTGATTCAGGCGGTGACCTGTAAATGCTAG
- the arsC gene encoding arsenate reductase (glutaredoxin) (This arsenate reductase requires both glutathione and glutaredoxin to convert arsenate to arsenite, after which the efflux transporter formed by ArsA and ArsB can extrude the arsenite from the cell, providing resistance.), protein MTVTIYHNPDCGTSRNTLAMIRQSGETPEVIEYLKSPPSRERLVELIAAMKMKPRDLLREKDTPYAELGLGDPKWTDDEILDFMLAHPILINRPIVVTRLGVVLARPSEAVLEILPNPNIGPFVKEDGEVVVDTKGKRIA, encoded by the coding sequence ATGACCGTCACCATCTATCACAATCCCGATTGCGGGACCTCGCGCAACACGCTCGCCATGATCCGGCAGTCGGGAGAGACTCCTGAAGTCATCGAGTATCTGAAAAGCCCGCCGTCTCGCGAACGGCTGGTCGAGCTTATTGCAGCCATGAAGATGAAGCCGCGTGATTTGCTGCGCGAGAAGGACACGCCCTATGCCGAACTCGGCCTCGGCGATCCCAAGTGGACCGACGACGAGATACTCGATTTCATGCTGGCGCATCCGATCCTGATCAACCGGCCGATCGTGGTCACACGTCTCGGAGTTGTTCTGGCCAGGCCGTCAGAAGCGGTTCTCGAGATCCTGCCCAATCCCAATATCGGGCCGTTCGTGAAAGAGGATGGCGAAGTCGTCGTCGATACCAAGGGCAAGCGCATTGCCTGA